A window of the Tiliqua scincoides isolate rTilSci1 chromosome 5, rTilSci1.hap2, whole genome shotgun sequence genome harbors these coding sequences:
- the TMEM265 gene encoding transmembrane protein 265, whose translation MEEEMELRNGAPPRDGVETIMVNMTGVLEPETPTKVPILHMHRLRNLAIASIICGCSCTGVLALIYAIKASEKQKAGSHDSAVFWSQKSRRMSWLSISIWVSLLIMVPLLVMLISYIISRAE comes from the exons ATGGAAGAAGAGATGGAACTCCGCAATGGGGCCCCTCCTAGGGATGGGGTGGAGACCATTATGGTGAACATGACAGGAGTCCTGGAGCCTGAAACCCCTACCAAGGTCCCTATCCTGCACATGCACAGACTCCGCAACCTGGCCATTGCTAGCATCATCTGTGGCTGTTCGTGCACTGGAGTTCTAGCACTGATATACGCTATCAAG GCTAGTGAGAAACAAAAAGCTGGTTCCCATGACTCAGCAGTGTTCTGGAGCCAGAAGTCCCGGCGTATGTCTTGGCTAAGTATCAGTATCTGGGTGTCCCTCCTTATCATGGTGCCCTTGTTAGTGATGCTAATTTCTTACATCATATCTCGAGCTGAATGA